The region TGTACTATATTTATCACATTATCGATGTTTTTGTAAGCCCCTGGTGCTTCCTCAACGAGCCCGCGAGGCGACGAAAACCTTACAAAAATTCCTTTATTTGTCATTTCTTCTAATATTTTTTTTGTTGAAAAAGTTCTAATGGCAGCACCTCGAGACATCGTCCTGCCACTGCCATGAGAAGTGCTATAAAAACTTTCTTTTCCTTTGTCTGATCCTGCTAAAATATAAGAAGCCGTACCCATTGATCCTGGTATCAAAACTGGCTGTCCCACATTTTTATATTTTTCAGGAATTTCGGGATGCTTTAGAGGAAATGCTCTTGTTGCTCCTTTTCGATGCACTATTAGTTTTTTCGTTTCATTTTCTATCTCGTGTTCTTCAATTTTTGCGATATTATGCGCAACGTCGTAAAGTAATTTTAATTTTATTTTTTCTCCCAGAATTTTTCTAGCTGACTTTCTTATATAATATGAAATCATTTGTCTATTTGCCCACGCATAATTTGCACCACAAGACATTGCAGAGAAAAATCTTTGACCCTCAGGAGAAGAGAAAGGAACAGAAGCTAATTCTCTGTCCGGTAAATTTATTTTGTATTTTAATATTGATTTTTTCATTAAATTAATATAATCAGTTGCAATTTGATGACCCAATCCGCGCGAGCCGGTGTGTATCATAAAAACTACTTGTCCTTTGAATAAACCAAATATTTTAGCAATTTCTTTATCAAAAATTTTATCAACTCTTTGAGCCTCAATAAAATGGTTGCCAGATCCTAAAGTTCCTATTTGGTCCTTTGCACGATCTTTTGCGTGTTCTGAAACCGCGCCAGGATCAGCTTCTTTTAGTGTCCCATTAGACTCACAGTTATCAAGATCTTCTTTCTTTCCGTAATTTTCTTCAACTATTTCTTTTGCTCCGTATTTTAAAATTCTATCAATTTTTTCTATAGATAGTTTTGTTTCTTGCCCTTTTCCAAGTCCAGAGGGTACGTTTTTTTGAATTTCTTTTGCTAAGTTTTCAAGATAAGGATTTATATCTTCTTCTGTATGCTCAGACAAAAGTATTCTCATTCCGCAATTTTGATCAAAACCAATACCTCCTGGAGATATAGCGCCATTTGGATATTCTGTCGCTGCAACACCTCCAATTGGAAAATCATATCCTTCATGGATATCTGGCATTGCAAATGAATATTTTACTATACCTGGAAGAGTTGTTGTGTTTATAAGTTGAGAAATAGACCTATCGCAAAGCGCATTTTCAAGTATCTTTTCTGAAGCATAAATTCTCGCAGGAACTTTCATTTCTTTACGAAAGCTCTTGGGGATTTCCCACAAGTAGTCATTTATTTTGACAAAATTATCTTTATTTATCATTTTTAATTTCTTTACCCTGTAGTTTCCGACGTAACGTCGGAGTACTATTGGGCCAAAGCCAATCTTCGATTTTTTTAAAATCTTCCTTTTTTATATTCATATTAGATTATTTACAAAAAGATACTATTAAGAAAATTTATTTCTTATTTCTTTTAGTATATCTGTTGCGATATCTTTACCACCAAGCCCAAATGCAAGTCCTCCGGCAAGAGCTACCATTCCAATTAATCCATAGGCAATTGCTCTTATGATATCCGGAGCTATTCCGAGCTGAAGAAGTATTGCCAATGTTGCAAATATCCAAATTATTGTTCTTAATATCACGCCTATAAGTTTTGAGTGGGATACTTTTTCACCAGTTGAAGCAACAACAATTCTGTAAGAAAAATCAGAGATAAAAATAGCAGCAATGAAAATTAAAGAGGCAATAATAATGTTTGGTAAATAACTAGCTACTTTTCCTAAAAGGTTAGATACATAATTTATACCAGCAACATCAAAGGCAAGCATTAAAAAGATAATAAAAATTATCCACTCTACTATTTTGCCAAAGAACCTTGAGCCATCTATATGAAATTCAGCTCTCTCGAGCGTATTTTGCCATCCAAGTCTTTTAATTACTTGGTTGAATTTAAACTTATTAAGAAACACTACAATAATTCTTCCCAAAATACTCCCGGTTAACCAGCCACCGAGCACAAAAAGTATAGCAACAAGCCCTCTTAGTATGGGCTCTAAGTTTTTTACGTTTTGTATTATTGAATTAAAATCAGTGTATGTATACATATTTATTTTGTTAATTTTTGCGACCTTGAAAAAAATATCAGATATATTATATTATAAAGGATTGCGGGCGTGTTTCAACAGCAAAACAGCGGAGTAGAGAAGTAGTATCTCGCGGGTCCCATAAGCCCGAGACCCTGGTGCAAATCCAGGCTCCGCGACCACGTTAAAAGTATTGTAAATATTTAGAACCTCGATTATAATATAGATATTATTATAAACCGAAGGTTCTATATGTCAAAATCTAAAGAGAGAATTAAGGCGATTGATCTTAGAAAAAAAGGAAAGAGCATTAAGGAAATAGCAAAAGATTTGAAAGTTTCAAAAAGCTCAGTCAGTATTTGGTGCAGAAACGTAAAATTAACAGAAAAACAAATTAATGAATTACATCAAAAAATGATTGTAGGAGGTTATAAAGGAAGAATAAAAGGAGCAAAAATACAGCAACAAAGAAAACTGACAAAAATAGAGGAATTTAAAAAAGAAGGAATCAAAGAAATAGGTAAGCTTTCAAAAAGAGATTTATTAATAGCTGGGCTTTCGTTATATTTAGGGGAAGGATTAAAAAAGAGTAATGTTGTTAAAATTTCAAATTCAAACCCAGATATAATAAAGTTTGCAATTGATTTTTTTAAAAAAGTATGGGGAATAAAAAACAATAGATTTACTCTTTATATAGGCATAAACAAAATTCATCAAAATAGGACTAATGAGGTTGAAGAATATTGGTCCAGAATTACGGGCATTCCATTAAGTCAGTTTACAAAAACGACCTTAATAAAATCTAAAAATAAAAAAATTTATAAAAATTTTAAAGAACACTACGGAACACTTACTATCAAAGTTCGTAGAAGCGCAGATTTATATTATAAAATTCAGGGATTAATAGATGCGATATTAATCGCCGGGGAGTAGAGTGGCCTCTAAGGCCGTCTCATAAGCGGTCAACGTGGGTTCGATTCCCAACCTCGGCAACAAAATTAAAACGGGGACGTAGATCAACTGGTTAGATCATCGCTCTGTCACAGCGAAGGTTGCCGGTTCAAATCCGGTCGTCCCCGCCAGTCGGCACGAATAGAGGCAATAGCCTCTGTTTTTCTTTTATTTATAAGGTTTTTTGTCGGTTCTAACCTTAGATATTTTTTTTCTAGGGCAGGATAGCCACTTTTAATTGGTTGTAGCCATTCATGCCCTTGTATACTAAGTTTTCCGTCTTTTAATGTTGGGTTCTGACCTAATGATATAAGTATTTCTTTTTTAGTTTCTAAATTTCCCGTAATAAAAGCTTTACGAGCATAAGTTGCAAAATCAAAGGTTTTTTCGGTTAGTTCTAGCCATTTTTCAGCTCTATTTTCGATTTCTCTTAATCTATCTTTAAGTCTTCTAATTTTATCCTGGAGCGGATTTCGTTGTTTTATAAATTCTTCGTCATTAATTAAATCTCGATACCTCATTTTAGTAAGGTTGTCTAATTCCTTTTGAGCCTTCAATAAATCTTTAGACTGACTTTCATGGATTTTAGCTCTCTCTTCAATTTCTTTATCGTTTGATTCATTTAATATTTCCAAAGCCCATTCTCTAAATTGTGGAAGAATAGTATATTTCTCAAGTTCTCTTTCAATCTGCAATTCTAAATCTCCCGCTGTAATAGATTTTCTCTGAGAGCATTCAATATCTTTTTTCTTGCGTGTGCAGAAATAATAAGTATATGTTTTAAGTTTACCTATCTCTTTTATAATTTTTGTTTTTTCTATGGCAGTAATAGAGCATCCGCATTCTCCACAGCGAATTAAACCAGTAAAAGGGAATTTATATTTTTTTGGTCTTGGTTTTCCTTTCCTTCCCAAAATAATCTGAACTCGGTCAAATTCTTCAAGGGTTATCATCTTTTCATGCTTGCCTTCATAAGTTTCTCCTGAATATTCAATAATTCCAGCATAAAAGGGATTGGTAAAAACTCTGTAAATAGTGCTTCGAGACATTGGTTTATCTCCTCTTTTTTTCTCCCTTCTTGTTCTGAATCCCCATTCTTCATTTAAAATATTTAATATTTGCGGAGGTGTATAATTTCCAGTTAGCATTAAATTCCACGCTTTTTGAATTAGATCAAAACGTTCAGGGTCTTTGATGATGTAGTTTTCTCCACGTGGTTCAGTTTTGGTATTAAGATAACCAAGAGGAGCAGAACAGGGTAGCCATCCTTTATCAAGCTTACTTCGCAAACCTCTTTTTACATTTTTACTTAGGTCTAAAATAAATTGATTAGCCATTCCGCTTTCAACATTGAAAATTAAGACATTATCTTCGGGTAAATAATTTCTTTCTATAGTTCTGATTGATTTAATTATTCCTTGTTGTAAAAGCCAACTTATTTTTCCACTATCAATAGGATTACGAGATAGTCTGTTAATTTGCCAACATATAATTCCGTCAGCTTCACCATCTTCAATTCTTTGAATCATTTCATCAAAGACGGGGCGGTTATTAGGTTTTTTAGCTGATTTAGCTTCTGTATAGATTTTTTTGATACTCAAACCGAAATCACTAGCAACTTCTTTTAATCGATTAACTTGGTCCTCAATAGACTGAACTTGTTTATCTTCTCCTTCTGATGATTTCCTTGCGTAAAGGAAATATTTAATTCTATTTTCCATGGCTGTTTTTATGCTGATATTACAGCATCGTTACCCTGCTTTTTCCCTGTATTTTCAGGGAAACTGTTATTGTTTTTTCGTTGTTTTATCAACGATTTAATTTTTCCGTTTTTTATCGGTGTTTTCCCAGTGCATTTTCTCTGTTTTTTCTCTGTTTTATCAGTGATTAAAAAGGGACAACCCTGGACACAGTTAACCTTACGACCAACTGATAGGGCTGCCCCTTTATAGTCATAAAGCTTAAAAACTGTGTCCGTAAATATTATAACACATCTCTTATAAAAATAAACTTTTTAATTTCTTTTTTTAAAAAAGATATTTATATTTCCTTCTCTTAGAAGAATAATATAGACTATAGTTTATATTATAGTATTTACTATAGTAATAAGCTTATTAAATACTACTATAGTAAAACTGTGTTATTTTTCATCTTCTATTACTGGGATATCTTTATATTCGTATTTTTTAATTACTTCTTCTTTTATCTTTTTTAGAAGACTTTTTTCTATTAAACAATATTTAAAACCTCTTTTGCCTGGAACTTCTAGGTTGTAACCTCCATAATTACTTTTCCAAAGCGTAAATCCAGAGAACGAAAGATATTCCCCAGATTCTTCTTTAAGGAGAATAGAAACATAAGCAAGGAGGTTTGGATGTTTTTCACCCTCGGCTTTTTTTATGGTAAATTTTAATTCTGTGATATTTATTTTCATATTTTAAGGAATTATACCTTTCCCGTTTTTTACCGATTAAAAACGGCTATTTACTATCAAAATTGGTTGTCCTCAGCTTATTTTTCTGGCCCTTAGCTCTTGTTTTTACCTGTTTTAACAGGAATCTTATCTTTCAGCTGATTTTCTCTTTTGCCATCCAAATTCATGCCAATTTTAGAGAGTTCAAACAACTGTCTCAAAATTTCTCTTTTGTCACTTCTGTTATAGTCTTCCTTGCTTACTAACTTATTAAAATAACGAGAGATAATTTGCTTTGAGAATTTTTGTCCATCTATTGCTTTACTAAAGCAAATATAAGAACTCCAGAAAGGATTTTTATCTGCTATATTATTAAATCTTCTCTCAAGTGATCTCATGTTTTTAAAATCTTAACTTTTCTTAATTTCTTTGGTTTCTTCTCGACGTTTTTGTAGTTGTTTATATTCTTTTTCTGTTATTGGTTTGTAAATTAACCTCATAAGCTGAATGAGTTTAACTCCTTTTTCATAAGCCTTTTTTCTGCTGATTTCTTTTCCGAACTGATCCCTGTAAATCATTTGAAATTTTTTTATTTGTTGATCGGTTAAGACCATATTAAAATTTATCCTGGTAGAGTTTGTCTTTAACTGCCCTTATTGCTGTTATTAACTTACGGGCATCAACCATTATTTCTGGAGAGTTTTCTTTTCCAAAATTAAAAGTCTCCAGATAAATTTCTCTTTCTGGAGAATCAATAAAAACAAACCTAGCTCTTTTCGGATCTGTAATTTTATCAATATTTACAAGTTCTAATCCTTTAGCGAAAAGAAAGGCTGCTAAATAAAAGTTAGTTGTTTTGAAATATTTATCTTCATTCATATTTTAAAAATTAAAAACCGTGTTTATAACACGGTTTAACATAAATATATTTTTTTCGTTGTGACACTAAGGAGCATTAACAATGTCACACAAAATTTTGCCTTTTTTTATATCTTTCATAGGCTTTTCTTACTGTAGGTGCTTTATTTTTATTTCCTAATTCTTCTTCTGCTATTTCTTCACTAGTATATTTAAAGATTGTTTTTTTTGTAGTTTGAAGACCCTCAACACTTTGTTTCTTTTTTGCTTTTTCATATTCTTTTTGTCCGTATCTTTCTTTTACTTTTTTAAGATAAAAGCTTGGTTCCTCTTCATATTTTTTAAATCTTCTTTCCATCTTTTTTGCTATTCTTATATCTCTATTAATGTTATAATAAGGCTTTAAATTTTCTTCTGCACGAGCATAATTGAAATTTTTAAAAACTTCAGCTTTTCTATTTTTGACATTTTGCATTGCTCTATTCAATTCATTTATCGCAAAGATTCCTTCGTCTCTGGTTAACCTATTATAAGGAACTAAATATATTTGATTTTTTCTAGCATCAAATCCTATGGAGAAATTAGCAGAAGGGACAAAATTAAACTTACCATACATAATATATAACCGGATTGCATCATAGAAGTTATTAGGAAGTTTATATTTTCTTATAATATCTTTTACAGTTTCTTGAAAATCAATAAGGGGAATGTTTTTTCTTTTAAAGCTATTTAAAATCTTTTCAAAGTTAGTATTTGTTTCAAATTCTCCCTTCCTTTTTTTCTCAAATAAAGTTCTCTCTTTAAGGTTAAAAGTTTCATTATCCATTATTTTATCTGATTTTTTTTCCAGTTTTTGGAACCATTCTTCCGCATCTTTGTTTTCTTTAAAACCATCTTTTGGGATTTTAAATTTTTTTCTTATTTCTTGTATCTCTTGCTTGAATTCTTTATTCTCGGACAGCAATTTTAGTAAGTCAGTATTAATTTTACTGACTTTTTTTAGAATTTTAGCTTGATCTTTTTTCATATTAATTTTTATATTTATTTTTCTTCATATTGCCACTTTTTACTTATTTTCTCAATGGTCTTTCTGCTTTTATCATTTATTAATTTATGATATTATTTATTTGTAAAGTTTGAACGTTTAAATCAGCCTAAGTCCTTAATGGATATGGCCTCTTAAAGCCTCAGCGACAAGAAGGGTCTTCTGACCAGCACTTCGTCGCTGAGGTCAATGCTCGAAAGAGCATTGGTTAGTCCGAAAGGACTATCGCTGTGTTGGGAGATCCTTTTTATTTACAACATAGTGATAATAAAATAAAAACCTCAGCGACAATGCCAAAACAAAAGAAACTTTGGAAAAAAAATAAACTAATTTGTGGTGATAATTTAGAGGAATTATCTAAACTTCCTAAAAATAGCGTAGATTTAATTTATATTGATCCGCCCTTTTTTACTCATAAGCAGTATGAAGTAGTTTGGGGAGACGAAGCAGAAGTCAGAAGCTATAAAGACAGATGGGAAGGTGGAGTAGAGCATTATATAGGTTGGTTGAAACCAAGAGTTCAAGTAATGTATGAAGTTTTAAAAAAAACAGGATCTTTTTATATACATTGCGACTGGCATGCTAACTCCCATATAAGAATTATGTTAGATGAGATTTTTGGTGGAGAGAATTTCCAAAATGAGATAATTTGGAATTACGGAGCAAGAGCAACAGTAAGAAAATCAGGCTTTCCAAGAAAACATGATACTATTTTTTTCTATACTAAAAGTAAAAATTATATCTTTAATTCCCTGTATAAACCATATAAAGATCCTTCTATGGGAAGATATAATAAAATAGATTCTAATGGGCGACATTTTGCTTTAATAAAAAGAAGGAGAACTGATGGCACCGTATACTATGGTAAATGTTATCCAAAAGAAGGAGCTCCAGAAACCGATGTTTGGGATATTTCTTTAATGGCTTCTACTTCTAACGAAAGAGTAGGTTATCCTACTCAGAAACCAGAGGCACTTTTAGAAAAAATTATTAAAGCATCTTCAAATGAAGGCGATGTAGTGGCTGATTTCTTTTGTGGTTGTGGAACGACTATTGCTGTTGCTCAGAGATTAGGAAGAAAATGGATAGGCATAGATATTTCACCAACAGCGATTAAAATAATGGAAAGAAGATTAAAGAAAAGTCTAGGGACGGTAGAAGGTATAAATTATACTGTTGTGGGCTTGCCCACAACAGTAGAAGAAGTAAGAAAGTTAGAACCTTTTGAATTCCAAAATTGGGTGGTAATAGATAAAATGAGAGCCAATGCAAGCAGAAAGAAAGTAGGGGATATGGGGTTAGATGGTTATTATCCTGAAAGTATCTTAACTAAGTCAGCAGGAATACAGGTAAAACAATCTGATAAAGTGGGACGTAATGTAGTAGATAATTTTGAGACAGCGTTAAAAAGAGCAAAATATAAAAAAGGTTATATCGTTGCATTTAGCTTTACTAGGGGTGCTCACGAAGAGGTAGCACGAATAAAAAACAAAGGAGATTTAGAGATAAAATTAATTACCATAAAAGAGTTATTAGAAAAGAAAAGACCAATAGTATAGATGATAAAAATAAAAAACTAGCAGAAGAAGCAGCTGAAAAATTAGCTGAAATTTTTGTTATGCAAATTGAGCACGAAAAGAGAGAAGTGCTGAAGATAAATGCTTTTTTGTTTATAAAATAATAATGTCGAAGGTTGCAGAGACAAAAGACTTAAATAAGTAGGATAATCGTAAAAGAACAGAAAATTGGATTGATTTACTTGACAATTATTTTTTGTTACAATAGAAAAATATCCATGGAAATTGAAAAAACTGATAAATGTGAGAAAAATAAAGCACTTTTGACTGCTTATTATTTTATTAAAAAAGATAAAAAAGAAAAAAAGGGCATTGATAGTTTGAAACTACAGAAGTTGTTATATTACGCACAAGCCTGGAACCTCGTTTTTAATAAGAAAAAATTGTTTGAGGATAAAATCGAAGCGTGGATACGAGGTCCTGTAGTTCCTAATGTTTGGAGCTCGTTAAAGAGTGTTGATTTGAACGATTTAGACCTATCAGAGAAGGAATTAAATTGCTTTAGCAATGAAGAGAAAAAGATTCTAGATGAAGTTTGGCGTGTTTATGGCAAATATGACGGGGAATACCTAGAGTTGCTTACCCATAATGAATTTCCCTGGCAAAATGCAAGGAAGGGTTTATCTGAGGGTCAGCATTCTAATAATGTGATATCTCCCGATGAAATGAGAAAATATTATAGCAAGAAGTTGCATGAAGATGAAATGGCAAAATAGATGGCAAGAAATATTAAAAATATTTAAGAGCAAGGCACCCCATTATACAGAAGATAATTTTGATGAGCTAGAGAAAATAGCAAAGAGGAAGCCTGGAGCTTCCCTAATTCCCGAAGAAAAAGCCCTATTAGAAGAAGACATAGAAGATAAAAAACTCTTAGTGAGTTTTTTTTATTTTCCAGAAAATCAGATAAATGGGAAAGACATTACTTTTTTAAGAGGCCTATTTAATAAAATAAAAAAAATCAGCTCTTTTTCTAAAAATAAACTTGAAGGATCTGGATTTATAAGAGATTCTATTAGGAGATATGATTGTAATAATGAATATAAAGAACTTTTCCGAAATCTTCCTCCCGACATTGTTGTCCTGCATGAAACAGAATTTTTAGGAAGTGGAGGCAGGATTTTCTTTTTCTTTGTAAAGAATATATTTTATTTTGTTTCTGCGAAGGAAATTCATCTAAATACTCATTAATTTATTTTTTTGAAGAGAATATGGCAACTGAAAAATTTATCGAAAAGCAGGAGAAAAAATTAAAAGGAGAAGCTGAAATTAACTGGGATAAAATACCGAGAACTAATAGTGATCCAATTCCATTTATTGGACAAGAAGCTTGGGATAAAATTAATAATTTTTCTCCTCTTTCCAAACATCATTTAAATTTAATGGGGAAAGAAGTCGCTAAATCTTTTAAATACATCATAGAAGAAAAAGAAGACCATTATAAATCATTTCTTAGGGAAGAGAAAGAAGAAGAAGGAAAGGTAACTATCGGAGATCTAAAAAGAGAAGGATTGCGTGAGCCAATTTTTCTTGCGTTTGCATATAATAATCCTTTTAAGAGATTTATAAAAGGATTTTGGGGTATTTTAGCTGATGGCAATCATAGATTCATTATGTGTAAGCATCTTATTTGGTCGGGCGAGAAAGATTTTATTAAGGATATTGAAAGATGTCGTTTATACATAATATATCTTAAGAATTTGCGTAATCTTGTTAATAATAACTTAAAGGAAGCATTGTAATTTTAGTAGTAAAAGACATCCCATTTTTCCCCTAACCTCAGTTCTAACATTGTCCACGATGCCCCGCAGCCCCAAGCCTCTACAAAGTAGAGGTTTTTTGGTAGAATGAGCTAAAGGTTGGAAATTTAAATTAAGATATAAAACTATGGCGAAAAAAGGAGTGCCAAAAAGAGATGGTTCAGGTAAGGGAGTTAGAGTTAATCGTGGTCGTGGTGGTTGTGCGAAAACACGCTCTACTGGTAAGGGTAGGAAAAGAAGATAAATGAAGGGAAACTTTATAGAGATTTTTTGATAGAATAGAAAATTATAATTTTACTATGATAAAAAATATTATTTTTG is a window of Candidatus Paceibacterota bacterium DNA encoding:
- a CDS encoding helix-turn-helix domain-containing protein, with product MSKSKERIKAIDLRKKGKSIKEIAKDLKVSKSSVSIWCRNVKLTEKQINELHQKMIVGGYKGRIKGAKIQQQRKLTKIEEFKKEGIKEIGKLSKRDLLIAGLSLYLGEGLKKSNVVKISNSNPDIIKFAIDFFKKVWGIKNNRFTLYIGINKIHQNRTNEVEEYWSRITGIPLSQFTKTTLIKSKNKKIYKNFKEHYGTLTIKVRRSADLYYKIQGLIDAILIAGE
- a CDS encoding DUF5659 domain-containing protein, which codes for MNEDKYFKTTNFYLAAFLFAKGLELVNIDKITDPKRARFVFIDSPEREIYLETFNFGKENSPEIMVDARKLITAIRAVKDKLYQDKF
- a CDS encoding DNA methyltransferase; translation: MPKQKKLWKKNKLICGDNLEELSKLPKNSVDLIYIDPPFFTHKQYEVVWGDEAEVRSYKDRWEGGVEHYIGWLKPRVQVMYEVLKKTGSFYIHCDWHANSHIRIMLDEIFGGENFQNEIIWNYGARATVRKSGFPRKHDTIFFYTKSKNYIFNSLYKPYKDPSMGRYNKIDSNGRHFALIKRRRTDGTVYYGKCYPKEGAPETDVWDISLMASTSNERVGYPTQKPEALLEKIIKASSNEGDVVADFFCGCGTTIAVAQRLGRKWIGIDISPTAIKIMERRLKKSLGTVEGINYTVVGLPTTVEEVRKLEPFEFQNWVVIDKMRANASRKKVGDMGLDGYYPESILTKSAGIQVKQSDKVGRNVVDNFETALKRAKYKKGYIVAFSFTRGAHEEVARIKNKGDLEIKLITIKELLEKKRPIV
- a CDS encoding DUF4065 domain-containing protein — its product is MEIEKTDKCEKNKALLTAYYFIKKDKKEKKGIDSLKLQKLLYYAQAWNLVFNKKKLFEDKIEAWIRGPVVPNVWSSLKSVDLNDLDLSEKELNCFSNEEKKILDEVWRVYGKYDGEYLELLTHNEFPWQNARKGLSEGQHSNNVISPDEMRKYYSKKLHEDEMAK
- a CDS encoding RtcB family protein, yielding MINKDNFVKINDYLWEIPKSFRKEMKVPARIYASEKILENALCDRSISQLINTTTLPGIVKYSFAMPDIHEGYDFPIGGVAATEYPNGAISPGGIGFDQNCGMRILLSEHTEEDINPYLENLAKEIQKNVPSGLGKGQETKLSIEKIDRILKYGAKEIVEENYGKKEDLDNCESNGTLKEADPGAVSEHAKDRAKDQIGTLGSGNHFIEAQRVDKIFDKEIAKIFGLFKGQVVFMIHTGSRGLGHQIATDYINLMKKSILKYKINLPDRELASVPFSSPEGQRFFSAMSCGANYAWANRQMISYYIRKSARKILGEKIKLKLLYDVAHNIAKIEEHEIENETKKLIVHRKGATRAFPLKHPEIPEKYKNVGQPVLIPGSMGTASYILAGSDKGKESFYSTSHGSGRTMSRGAAIRTFSTKKILEEMTNKGIFVRFSSPRGLVEEAPGAYKNIDNVINIV